A window of Streptomyces gilvosporeus contains these coding sequences:
- a CDS encoding roadblock/LC7 domain-containing protein, protein MTIEPDVREELLALRDQVRHLHGGMVASADGMVIAHDLRDIEPDGLAALTAAAIGVAKRLTEATGQGGFEESLTRGTDGYIAAYSAGSRAVLTAVAGPKTNVGRLHWQARQTAARIGALMDSRS, encoded by the coding sequence ATGACGATCGAACCCGATGTGCGCGAGGAACTGCTCGCACTGCGCGATCAAGTACGGCATCTGCACGGCGGAATGGTGGCCAGTGCGGACGGGATGGTGATCGCCCACGATCTCCGGGACATCGAACCGGACGGTCTCGCCGCGCTGACCGCCGCGGCCATCGGGGTCGCCAAACGGCTCACCGAGGCCACCGGCCAGGGCGGTTTCGAGGAATCCCTCACCCGCGGCACCGACGGATATATCGCGGCCTATTCGGCCGGCAGCCGCGCGGTGCTGACGGCCGTGGCCGGTCCGAAGACCAATGTGGGCCGACTGCACTGGCAGGCCCGGCAGACGGCGGCACGGATAGGCGCCCTGATGGACAGCCGGTCCTGA
- a CDS encoding alpha/beta hydrolase — protein sequence MRRTAALGAAGTLVTGTLLAGAIAATPASAGEHHQPGSAEARGVKTAAARAAKKGIDWQNCPADWGLKAPVQCGYVTVPVDYAKPNGRTIKLAVDRATSTGSKQERQGSLVYNPGGPGGSGMKFPNRITTKNPLWAKTAKAYDFVGFDPRGVGHSAAISCVDPQEFVKAPKADPVPDSEADKRAQRKLAKEYADGCAERSGALLPYMTTPNTARDLDVIRAALGDKKLNYLGVSYGTYLGAVYGTLFPDHVRRMLVDSVVNPSRQNIWYQANLDQDLAFETRWGDWEKWVAKNDAAYHLGNTPEKVQAAWAKLRATAKKQPIGGVVGPAELTAFFQNAPYYDSMWATVAQVWSAYAAGDDKPLIENAGPHLKDTAGNIAAENGNAVYTAVECNDAKWPTSWQTWDRDNTRVNRRAPFMTWSNAWMNLPCATWPAKQHTPVNVTTGKGLPSVLIVQSTRDAATPYPGAVELHKRFAGSRLITERGAGSHGVTGLVNPCINDRVDAYFVDGKIDSADVTCAPHATPTPGKQTATAAAKGASDLPVAP from the coding sequence GTGAGACGAACAGCAGCACTCGGCGCCGCCGGCACCCTGGTGACCGGCACGCTCCTTGCAGGCGCGATAGCCGCCACGCCCGCCAGCGCGGGCGAACACCACCAGCCCGGATCGGCCGAAGCGCGTGGCGTCAAGACCGCCGCCGCGCGCGCGGCCAAGAAGGGCATCGACTGGCAGAACTGCCCGGCGGACTGGGGTCTCAAGGCCCCCGTCCAGTGCGGCTATGTCACCGTCCCGGTCGACTACGCCAAGCCCAACGGCCGCACCATCAAACTGGCCGTCGACCGGGCCACCAGCACCGGCAGCAAGCAGGAACGGCAGGGCTCCCTGGTCTACAACCCGGGCGGGCCCGGCGGTTCGGGGATGAAGTTCCCGAACCGGATCACCACCAAGAACCCGCTCTGGGCCAAGACCGCCAAGGCCTACGACTTCGTGGGCTTCGACCCCCGCGGCGTGGGCCACTCGGCGGCGATCTCCTGCGTGGACCCGCAGGAGTTCGTCAAGGCCCCCAAGGCCGACCCGGTGCCCGACAGCGAGGCCGACAAGCGCGCCCAGCGCAAGCTCGCCAAGGAGTACGCCGACGGCTGCGCCGAGCGCAGCGGCGCCCTCCTGCCGTATATGACCACGCCCAACACCGCCCGCGACCTGGACGTGATCCGCGCCGCGCTCGGCGACAAGAAGCTCAACTACCTGGGCGTCTCCTACGGCACCTACCTCGGTGCCGTCTACGGGACCCTCTTCCCGGACCACGTCCGCCGGATGCTCGTCGACAGCGTCGTGAACCCGTCGCGCCAGAACATCTGGTACCAGGCCAACCTCGACCAGGACCTGGCCTTCGAGACCCGCTGGGGCGACTGGGAGAAGTGGGTCGCCAAGAACGACGCCGCCTACCACCTCGGCAACACCCCCGAGAAGGTCCAGGCGGCCTGGGCGAAGCTGCGGGCGACCGCCAAGAAGCAGCCGATCGGCGGCGTCGTCGGCCCCGCCGAGCTCACCGCCTTCTTCCAGAACGCGCCGTACTACGACTCCATGTGGGCCACCGTCGCCCAGGTGTGGAGCGCCTACGCCGCCGGTGACGACAAGCCGCTCATCGAGAACGCCGGCCCGCACCTCAAGGACACCGCCGGCAATATCGCGGCCGAGAACGGCAATGCCGTCTACACGGCCGTCGAGTGCAACGACGCCAAGTGGCCCACCAGCTGGCAGACCTGGGACCGCGACAACACCCGCGTCAACCGGCGGGCACCGTTCATGACCTGGTCCAACGCCTGGATGAACCTGCCCTGCGCGACCTGGCCCGCCAAGCAGCACACCCCGGTCAACGTCACCACCGGCAAGGGCCTGCCCAGCGTGCTGATCGTGCAGAGCACCCGGGACGCGGCGACCCCGTACCCCGGCGCCGTCGAGCTGCACAAGCGGTTCGCGGGCTCGCGTCTGATCACCGAACGGGGCGCCGGCTCGCACGGCGTCACCGGCCTGGTCAACCCCTGCATCAACGACCGGGTCGACGCGTACTTCGTCGACGGCAAGATCGACTCCGCGGATGTGACCTGCGCCCCGCACGCCACACCGACGCCGGGCAAGCAGACGGCCACGGCCGCCGCCAAGGGTGCCTCCGACCTTCCGGTCGCGCCCTGA
- a CDS encoding urease accessory protein UreD has translation MTLAVPAPVPSRTAVPRAAGLRATARITARADGGGTTRLPVLDGDGPIALRRLRAPGHQARVCVVGAMSAPLGGDRLAIEAVAEQGASLRITAAAATVALPGRGADHAVYDVRLTVADGACLEWLPEPLISAAGSDLRMTTTVDLAPTARLVLREEQVLGRSDEPTGALRSRLRVRRAGRTLLDQEMAYGPGVPGWDTAAVLDGHRATGQLLLVDPQLADDPVTVQLLGDATGGAGAGVFAPLAGPAALVTAVAPDALRVRRLLDEAARSHLQFAL, from the coding sequence ATGACGCTCGCCGTCCCCGCCCCCGTACCGTCCCGGACCGCCGTCCCCCGGGCGGCCGGTCTGCGGGCCACCGCCCGGATCACCGCCCGCGCCGACGGTGGGGGGACCACCCGCCTCCCGGTCCTCGACGGCGACGGGCCGATCGCGCTGCGCCGCCTGCGCGCACCCGGCCACCAGGCCCGGGTCTGCGTCGTCGGCGCGATGAGCGCCCCGCTCGGCGGCGACCGGCTGGCCATCGAGGCGGTCGCCGAACAGGGCGCGTCCTTGCGGATCACGGCCGCCGCGGCCACCGTCGCGCTGCCCGGCCGCGGCGCCGACCACGCGGTCTACGACGTACGCCTGACCGTGGCCGACGGCGCATGCCTGGAGTGGCTGCCCGAGCCGCTGATCTCCGCCGCGGGCAGCGATCTGCGGATGACCACCACCGTCGACCTGGCCCCCACCGCCCGCCTCGTCCTGCGCGAGGAACAGGTCCTGGGCCGCAGCGACGAGCCGACCGGCGCGCTGCGCAGCCGGCTGAGGGTCCGGCGCGCGGGCCGCACCCTCCTGGACCAGGAGATGGCCTACGGGCCCGGCGTCCCCGGCTGGGACACCGCGGCCGTTCTGGACGGCCACCGTGCCACGGGTCAACTGCTGCTCGTGGACCCCCAGTTGGCGGACGACCCGGTCACCGTACAGCTGCTCGGGGACGCCACCGGCGGCGCCGGAGCGGGCGTTTTCGCCCCGCTCGCCGGCCCCGCGGCCCTGGTGACGGCCGTCGCCCCGGACGCCCTGCGCGTACGCCGCCTGCTGGACGAGGCCGCCCGGTCACACCTCCAGTTCGCTCTCTAG
- the ureG gene encoding urease accessory protein UreG, whose translation MHLDHQDTFPQRHTYSAADPVRPDGRRRALRIGLGGPVGTGKTATVAALCRTLRDELSIAVVTNDIYTREDAEFLLREAVLPAERIAAVETGACPHTAIRDDISANLEAVEDLEDAVGPLDLVLVESGGDNLTATFSKGLVDAQIFVIDVAGGDDIPRKGGPGVTASDLLVINKTDLAPHVGVDLEGMARDAKAQRGELPVAFTALKAENGVQPVADWVRHQLAHWTAGAA comes from the coding sequence ATGCACCTCGACCACCAGGACACCTTCCCCCAGCGCCACACCTACAGCGCCGCCGACCCCGTACGGCCTGATGGGCGGCGCCGAGCCCTGCGCATCGGCCTCGGGGGACCGGTCGGCACCGGCAAGACCGCCACCGTCGCCGCCCTGTGCCGCACGCTGCGCGACGAGCTGTCCATCGCCGTCGTCACCAACGACATCTACACCCGCGAGGACGCCGAATTCCTGCTCCGCGAGGCCGTACTGCCCGCCGAGCGGATCGCCGCCGTCGAGACCGGCGCCTGCCCGCACACCGCCATCCGCGACGACATCTCCGCCAACCTGGAGGCCGTGGAGGACCTGGAGGACGCCGTCGGCCCGCTCGACCTCGTCCTGGTGGAGTCCGGCGGCGACAACCTGACCGCCACCTTCTCCAAGGGCCTGGTCGACGCCCAGATCTTCGTCATCGACGTCGCGGGCGGCGACGACATCCCGCGCAAGGGCGGCCCCGGCGTCACCGCCTCCGACCTGCTCGTCATCAACAAGACGGACCTGGCGCCGCACGTCGGCGTCGACCTGGAGGGCATGGCCCGCGACGCGAAGGCCCAGCGCGGTGAACTCCCCGTCGCCTTCACCGCCCTGAAGGCGGAGAACGGTGTGCAGCCGGTCGCCGACTGGGTCCGCCACCAGCTGGCGCACTGGACCGCGGGCGCCGCATGA
- a CDS encoding YbaK/EbsC family protein: MSEHETYSKLIGLLDERGARYRIYEHAEEGATEAVSALRGNAIEQAAKCIVVMVKLGKKTKRHVLAVVPGDRRVDLGAVKALLGGSYAGFATPEVAERLARSVSGTILPFSFDEELELIVDPVLLEQPEIFFNAARLDRSLALATSDYVAIAEPRVEPIAG; the protein is encoded by the coding sequence GTGAGTGAGCACGAGACGTACAGCAAGCTGATCGGGCTGCTGGACGAGCGCGGGGCCCGGTACCGGATCTACGAGCATGCCGAGGAGGGGGCCACCGAGGCGGTCAGCGCGCTGCGCGGGAACGCCATCGAGCAGGCCGCCAAGTGCATCGTGGTGATGGTCAAGCTGGGCAAGAAGACCAAGCGCCATGTGCTGGCGGTGGTGCCCGGGGACCGGCGGGTGGATCTGGGGGCGGTGAAGGCGCTGCTGGGCGGGTCGTATGCGGGCTTTGCGACGCCGGAAGTGGCGGAGCGGCTGGCGCGGAGTGTCAGCGGGACGATCCTGCCGTTCTCGTTCGACGAGGAGCTGGAGCTGATCGTCGATCCGGTGCTGCTGGAGCAGCCGGAGATCTTCTTCAACGCGGCGCGGCTGGACCGTTCGCTGGCGCTGGCGACGTCGGATTACGTCGCGATCGCGGAGCCGCGGGTGGAGCCGATCGCGGGCTGA